From Camelina sativa cultivar DH55 chromosome 7, Cs, whole genome shotgun sequence, one genomic window encodes:
- the LOC104700864 gene encoding dirigent protein 19-like: MASFLSLFLISSLTLAAVLISVTGETLESVFLHHKKEKLTHFRVYWHDIVSGQDPTSVPILNPPKNYTGATGFGLMRMIDNPLTLAPILSSKMVGRAQGFYAATSKEEIGLLMAMNFAIFDGKYNGSTITVLGRNSVFDKVREMPVIGGSGLFRFARGYVQARTHVFDLKTGNAVVEYNCYVLHY; encoded by the coding sequence ATGGCCAGTTTTCTCTCattgtttcttatttcttctctaACCCTAGCCGCCGTCCTAATTTCCGTCACAGGAGAAACCCTCGAATCTGTTTTCTTGCATCACAAGAAAGAGAAACTTACTCATTTCAGAGTATACTGGCACGACATCGTAAGCGGCCAAGATCCGACTTCGGTACCAATCTTGAATCCTCCAAAAAATTATACAGGGGCCACGGGTTTTGGTCTAATGCGTATGATTGATAACCCTTTAACGCTCGCCCCAATATTAAGCTCCAAAATGGTGGGAAGGGCACAAGGCTTTTATGCGGCTACATCTAAAGAAGAGATAGGGTTATTGATGGCTATGAATTTCGCGATTTTTGATGGGAAATACAACGGAAGCACGATCACAGTATTAGGAAGAAACTCGGTGTTCGATAAGGTGAGGGAGATGCCGGTGATCGGAGGAAGTGGACTTTTCCGATTTGCTAGGGGTTATGTTCAGGCAAGAACGCATGTGTTTGATCTCAAGACAGGGAACGCTGTAGTAGAGTATAATTGCTATGTTTTGCACTactga
- the LOC104700865 gene encoding beta carbonic anhydrase 6, mitochondrial isoform X1, whose translation MALALGGRARRLVYGTLVHQNGCLHKLQQTGSDRFQLGEAKAIRLLPRRTNMVQELGMREEFMQPNRELETNYDFLGEMRQRFLRFKRQKYLPEIEKFQALAIAQSPKVMVIGCADSRVCPSYVLGFQPGEAFTIRNVANLVTPVQNGPTETNSALEFAVTTLLVENIIVMGHSNCGGIAALMNHQSHQEQHSSLVERWVMNGKAAKLRTQLASSHLSFDEQCRNCEKESIKDSVMNLITYPWIRDRVKRGEVKIHGCYYNLSDCSLEKWRLSLDKNENGFHITDREIWS comes from the exons ATGGCGTTAGCATTAG GTGGAAGAGCTCGTCGCTTAGTCTATGGAACATTAGTTCATCAAAATGGTTGTTTACACAAA CTGCAGCAAACAGGATCGGATCGGTTTCAGCTTGGTGAAGCAAAAGCAATAAGATTGTTACCCAG GAGGACGAACATGGTTCAAGAATTGGGAATGAGAGAAGAATTTATGCAACCAAACAGAGAATTAGAgacaaattatgattttcttggTGAGATGAGACAGAGATTTCTGAGATTCAAGAGACAAAAGTATTT acCAGAGATAGAGAAGTTTCAAGCTTTGGCCATAGCTCAATCACCAAAG gtTATGGTGATAGGATGTGCAGATTCAAGGGTGTGTCCATCTTATGTATTAGGATTTCAACCTGGTGAAGCTTTTACAATACGAAATGTCGCTAACCTCGTTACCCCGGTTCAG AACGGACCAACAGAAACCAACTCAGCTCTTGAGTTTGCAGTTACTACTCTTCTG GTTGAAAACATTATTGTAATGGGTCATAGCAATTGTGGAGGAATAGCAGCGCTTATGAATCATCAAAGTCACCAAGAGCAACACTCTAG TTTGGTAGAGAGATGGGTTATGAATGGGAAAGCCGCTAAGTTAAGAACACAATTAGCTTCATCCCACTTAAGCTTTGATGAACAATGCAGAAACTGTGAGAAG GAATCTATAAAGGATTCTGTGATGAATTTGATAACTTACCCATGGATAAGAGATAGAGTAAAGAGAGGTGAAGTCAAGATTCATGGATGTTATTACAATTTGTCAGATTGTAGTCTTGAGAAGTGGAGACTAAGTTTAGACAAGAATGAAAATGGATTCCATATTACAGATAGAGAGATTTGGAGTTGA
- the LOC104700865 gene encoding beta carbonic anhydrase 6, mitochondrial isoform X2 translates to MALALGGRARRLVYGTLVHQNGCLHKQTGSDRFQLGEAKAIRLLPRRTNMVQELGMREEFMQPNRELETNYDFLGEMRQRFLRFKRQKYLPEIEKFQALAIAQSPKVMVIGCADSRVCPSYVLGFQPGEAFTIRNVANLVTPVQNGPTETNSALEFAVTTLLVENIIVMGHSNCGGIAALMNHQSHQEQHSSLVERWVMNGKAAKLRTQLASSHLSFDEQCRNCEKESIKDSVMNLITYPWIRDRVKRGEVKIHGCYYNLSDCSLEKWRLSLDKNENGFHITDREIWS, encoded by the exons ATGGCGTTAGCATTAG GTGGAAGAGCTCGTCGCTTAGTCTATGGAACATTAGTTCATCAAAATGGTTGTTTACACAAA CAAACAGGATCGGATCGGTTTCAGCTTGGTGAAGCAAAAGCAATAAGATTGTTACCCAG GAGGACGAACATGGTTCAAGAATTGGGAATGAGAGAAGAATTTATGCAACCAAACAGAGAATTAGAgacaaattatgattttcttggTGAGATGAGACAGAGATTTCTGAGATTCAAGAGACAAAAGTATTT acCAGAGATAGAGAAGTTTCAAGCTTTGGCCATAGCTCAATCACCAAAG gtTATGGTGATAGGATGTGCAGATTCAAGGGTGTGTCCATCTTATGTATTAGGATTTCAACCTGGTGAAGCTTTTACAATACGAAATGTCGCTAACCTCGTTACCCCGGTTCAG AACGGACCAACAGAAACCAACTCAGCTCTTGAGTTTGCAGTTACTACTCTTCTG GTTGAAAACATTATTGTAATGGGTCATAGCAATTGTGGAGGAATAGCAGCGCTTATGAATCATCAAAGTCACCAAGAGCAACACTCTAG TTTGGTAGAGAGATGGGTTATGAATGGGAAAGCCGCTAAGTTAAGAACACAATTAGCTTCATCCCACTTAAGCTTTGATGAACAATGCAGAAACTGTGAGAAG GAATCTATAAAGGATTCTGTGATGAATTTGATAACTTACCCATGGATAAGAGATAGAGTAAAGAGAGGTGAAGTCAAGATTCATGGATGTTATTACAATTTGTCAGATTGTAGTCTTGAGAAGTGGAGACTAAGTTTAGACAAGAATGAAAATGGATTCCATATTACAGATAGAGAGATTTGGAGTTGA